The following coding sequences are from one Gossypium hirsutum isolate 1008001.06 chromosome A12, Gossypium_hirsutum_v2.1, whole genome shotgun sequence window:
- the LOC107928202 gene encoding AAA-ATPase At3g50940: MLATTTPFLDRTLRHIKPQMFASFSLSKSSKLFHHLLHSVTVGKKQQQQMDTARKPTIVFNANNNQCPSAKLIFSAAASVAATAMLIRSVAKDFVPLELRDYIFFKIKNLILSFRSEITLVIEEFDGLNENLLYKAAELYLEPTIPPDTKRIKLALPKRQGKISFSLESNEEIVDNFNGVQVKWRFVSKNFPPKNIPGSDPYNPLLLTTEARFFELSFHKKHKETILNNYMQHILEISKDLEEEKKTLKLFTLKSDRYSGRIGDMWQALNLDHPATFQTLAMDSDLKRKIMLDLDRFMKRKEYYKRVGKAWKRGYLLFGPPGTGKSSLIAAMANYLNFDVYDLELTEIKGDSELRKLLISTGNKSIIVVEDIDCSLEFQDRLAQTRAMMPQGLHRHMQVPQQQMTLSGLLNFIDGLWSSCGDERIIVFTTNHKDRLDPALLRPGRIDVQIHMSYITPCGFKMLASNYLGITEHPQLLEIEELLKTTKVTPAEVGELLMKDEGTEKVLQGLIQFLQTTLSDAAAELQPGMSQQYGEKVGRDLFL; the protein is encoded by the exons ATGTTGGCAACAACAACGCCATTTCTTGATCGTACATTGCGACATATAAAACCCCAAATGTTCGCATCCTTTTCACTCTCAAAATCCAGCAAactttttcatcatcttcttcattctgtTACTGTTggtaaaaaacaacaacaacaaatggATACAGCGAGAAAACCCACCATTGTTTTCAATGCCAATAATAACCAATGCCCCTCCGCCAAGCTCATCTTCTCGGCCGCTGCATCAGTTGCCGCCACCGCCATGTTGATTCGATCAGTCGCCAAAGATTTCGTTCCTCTAGAGCTCCGAGACTACATCTTCTTCAAAATCAAGAATCTCATCCTCTCTTTCCGTTCGGAAATCACGTTAGTCATTGAAGAATTCGATGGTCTCAACGAGAACCTTCTTTACAAGGCCGCAGAACTCTATCTCGAGCCTACCATCCCTCCCGACACCAAGAGAATCAAGCTAGCCCTGCCCAAAAGGCAAGGCAAGATTTCATTTTCTCTTGAAAGCAATGAAGAAATCGTTGATAACTTCAATGGGGTTCAAGTGAAATGGAGGTTTGTCTCAAAAAATTTCCCTCCCAAGAACATCCCAGGGTCTGATCCTTACAACCCTTTGTTGCTTACCACTGAGGCTCGGTTCTTCGAGCTAAGTTTCCACAAGAAGCATAAAGAAACGATCTTGAACAATTATATGCAGCATATATTGGAGATCTCAAAagatttggaagaggaaaagaAGACCTTGAAGTTATTTACCTTGAAATCTGATAGGTATAGTGGAAGGATTGGGGATATGTGGCAGGCCCTCAATCTTGATCATCCGGCTACTTTCCAAACCCTGGCAATGGATTCAGATTTGAAGAGGAAAATAATGCTGGATTTGGATAGgtttatgaaaagaaaagaatattATAAGAGGGTAGGCAAGGCTTGGAAAAGAGGGTATTTGTTGTTTGGTCCTCCTGGTACAGGAAAGTCGAGCTTGATTGCTGCCATGGCCAACTACCTTAACTTCGATGTATACGATTTGGAGTTGACTGAAATCAAAGGGGACTCAGAGCTGAGGAAGTTGCTGATTTCAACTGGGAATAAATCCATCATTGTTGTGGAAGATATTGATTGTTCATTGGAATTTCAGGACAGACTCGCTCAAACCCGGGCTATGATGCCACAAGGTCTTCATCGACATATGCAAGTACCTCAG CAACAGATGACACTGTCAGGATTGCTCAACTTCATAGATGGGTTATGGTCGAGCTGCGGGGATGAAAGGATTATAGTTTTCACAACCAACCACAAGGACCGGCTTGACCCGGCTTTACTACGCCCTGGTCGAATCGATGTGCAGATCCACATGTCTTACATCACGCCTTGTGGGTTCAAAATGCTGGCTTCCAATTACCTGGGGATAACGGAGCACCCACAGTTGTTGGAGATCGAGGAGCTGCTGAAGACAACCAAGGTGACCCCCGCAGAAGTGGGGGAGCTGTTGATGAAAGATGAGGGGACCGAAAAAGTGTTACAGGGTCTGATCCAGTTTCTCCAAACCACGCTAAGCGATGCAGCTGCTGAACTGCAACCGGGCATGTCCCAGCAGTACGGGGAAAAGGTTGGAAGAGATCTCTTTCTGTGA